One window from the genome of Cyclobacterium amurskyense encodes:
- a CDS encoding amidohydrolase family protein — MKSKKQLILSNFAVFFACMLLILGPARAQSDRNGDRRVTSSYFISNATVIPTAGKIHRNYDIVFKDGIITQIGKNLTVPKDSKEIKGESLFVYPGFIDLGNQLGVQPPELPDRPSDFDTSNPIPELAGIHPQFSSADHYKFSESDENEMRKLGFTIAQKIPVGNGMLPGTTTIVIYGHEKNNNLLKEDKSLYFQFNTVGGVYPHTKLAVMAKWRDLFQNAVLYQEHTAIYEKNKLVKRVTTDPVLEALIPVTQNQKTLLVAGRNELDVRRALKMQEDNNFKLILLGVNEGPELIPILKSKQVGVILKLALTDDNFLEGLEGEEQGKDYEERLKKGQEAYLESLRLASKYEKEGIPFAFTSLDLDKKDFFSNLKLMVSNGLSKDVALAALTSNPAKLLGIESISGSIAPGKMANMVIMTDSLFSKDGKVSMVVSDGYLFDYTEENSPEKPGNQVWTYAAETPVGQSKGSWEFFKKNEQWNGTVSYDSPKGTGIKKTKMENLELKDDSLSFSFKVETEEAVLDVTVTGTINENKFEGSMDISGYNQFTVQATKKEKPNNNHE, encoded by the coding sequence ATGAAGTCGAAAAAACAACTCATTTTATCTAATTTTGCTGTCTTTTTTGCTTGCATGCTTTTAATTCTAGGCCCTGCACGAGCTCAAAGCGACAGAAATGGAGACAGGAGGGTTACCTCCAGTTATTTCATTTCGAACGCCACAGTGATTCCTACAGCCGGTAAAATTCACCGCAATTATGATATTGTCTTCAAAGATGGTATCATCACTCAAATAGGAAAAAACCTAACGGTACCCAAAGATTCAAAAGAAATAAAAGGGGAATCCCTTTTCGTTTATCCCGGATTTATTGATTTGGGAAACCAATTAGGCGTTCAGCCACCAGAGCTTCCTGATAGGCCCAGTGATTTTGACACCTCTAACCCAATCCCGGAATTGGCGGGAATCCACCCTCAGTTTTCCTCAGCAGACCATTATAAGTTTTCCGAAAGTGATGAAAATGAAATGAGAAAACTCGGTTTCACCATTGCTCAAAAAATACCAGTAGGAAATGGAATGTTACCTGGAACGACTACTATAGTCATTTATGGGCATGAGAAAAATAATAACCTGCTTAAAGAAGATAAATCTCTGTATTTTCAATTCAATACTGTAGGCGGTGTTTACCCACATACCAAGTTAGCTGTAATGGCGAAGTGGAGAGATCTTTTCCAAAACGCAGTTCTTTATCAGGAACATACTGCTATATATGAGAAAAATAAATTAGTGAAGAGGGTCACAACAGATCCGGTATTAGAGGCATTGATTCCTGTAACTCAGAATCAGAAAACGCTCTTGGTAGCCGGTAGAAATGAATTGGATGTTCGAAGGGCCCTGAAAATGCAAGAAGATAATAACTTTAAACTTATTTTACTTGGAGTAAATGAGGGACCAGAACTTATCCCCATCCTTAAATCCAAACAAGTTGGGGTAATACTAAAACTTGCACTAACTGATGACAATTTCTTAGAAGGCCTGGAAGGTGAGGAACAAGGAAAGGATTACGAGGAAAGGCTTAAAAAAGGCCAAGAAGCCTATCTTGAATCCTTGCGTTTAGCTTCGAAGTACGAAAAAGAGGGAATCCCATTTGCATTTACCAGCTTGGATTTAGATAAAAAGGATTTTTTCAGTAACCTAAAACTTATGGTAAGCAATGGGCTTTCCAAAGATGTTGCCCTTGCAGCCTTGACCAGCAATCCTGCAAAACTTCTTGGTATCGAATCCATTAGCGGTAGCATTGCGCCGGGAAAAATGGCCAATATGGTAATTATGACAGACAGTCTCTTTTCTAAAGATGGAAAAGTATCAATGGTTGTTAGTGATGGTTACTTGTTTGATTACACTGAAGAAAACAGCCCGGAAAAACCCGGAAATCAGGTTTGGACCTATGCCGCGGAAACCCCTGTAGGCCAATCGAAAGGCAGCTGGGAATTTTTTAAGAAAAACGAGCAATGGAATGGCACTGTCTCCTATGACAGTCCTAAAGGAACTGGAATCAAAAAGACTAAAATGGAAAACCTGGAGCTTAAAGACGATTCTTTGTCTTTTTCCTTTAAGGTTGAAACCGAAGAGGCTGTTTTAGATGTAACGGTAACAGGCACTATTAATGAAAACAAGTTTGAAGGCAGTATGGACATTTCAGGTTATAACCAATTTACCGTACAGGCTACTAAAAAAGAAAAACCGAATAACAACCATGAATAA
- a CDS encoding THUMP domain-containing class I SAM-dependent RNA methyltransferase, producing MIDFNKEGKIVITCYDRNAPFLEAELIALGFEIEGVFRTHVALQGTLNDCIFLNMHLRTASHVLYEIHSFPLDHIEGLYDVIKALPWEDYIAEDGYFSVISNVKHETVDNPLFVNVKIKDAIADRFREKFGSRPDSGSELNESVFQFFWKGEQATIYINTSGDTLIKHGYRKIPGSAPMMESLASASLIASGWDCKSPFINPMCGAGTVAIEAVMMATDRYPGLFRDDYAFMYINGYDAGVYYELKKKLTQKIKPQPDFPIIASDISERAVNASKANAKEAGVEEFIQFEICDFREATIPEAEKGAIFFNPEYGERLGEEEELELIYREIGDFMKKSCAGYTGLVFTGNLDLGKKIGLKPKRRIPFYNGTIDCRLLVFELYKGTKTIHYDKPKEK from the coding sequence ATGATAGATTTTAATAAGGAAGGAAAAATAGTCATAACCTGTTATGACAGAAATGCACCCTTTTTAGAAGCTGAGTTGATTGCACTGGGCTTTGAAATTGAAGGTGTTTTCCGAACACACGTGGCATTACAAGGAACCTTAAATGACTGTATTTTTTTAAACATGCATTTGAGAACTGCCAGCCATGTTCTCTATGAAATTCATTCTTTCCCATTGGACCATATTGAAGGTCTTTACGATGTGATCAAGGCCTTACCTTGGGAGGATTATATAGCCGAAGATGGTTATTTTTCTGTTATAAGTAATGTGAAACATGAGACAGTAGACAATCCCTTATTTGTCAATGTAAAAATTAAAGACGCTATCGCAGATAGGTTCAGAGAAAAATTTGGTTCCAGACCAGATTCTGGCTCAGAGCTTAATGAATCCGTATTCCAATTCTTTTGGAAAGGGGAGCAAGCGACTATCTATATCAATACATCCGGTGATACGCTTATCAAGCATGGTTATAGGAAAATCCCAGGAAGTGCTCCAATGATGGAATCACTTGCCTCGGCTTCTTTGATCGCATCCGGATGGGATTGTAAAAGCCCATTTATTAACCCTATGTGTGGTGCCGGTACCGTGGCCATAGAAGCAGTCATGATGGCAACAGATCGATACCCTGGCTTGTTTAGGGATGATTATGCCTTTATGTACATCAATGGTTATGATGCAGGGGTTTACTATGAGTTAAAGAAAAAGTTAACTCAAAAGATTAAGCCACAACCTGATTTCCCAATCATTGCCTCAGATATCAGTGAAAGGGCGGTCAATGCCAGTAAAGCAAATGCCAAAGAAGCTGGAGTGGAGGAATTCATTCAATTTGAAATTTGTGACTTCAGAGAGGCCACCATACCAGAAGCCGAAAAAGGGGCGATCTTCTTTAACCCTGAATATGGAGAAAGGTTAGGGGAGGAAGAAGAACTGGAACTTATCTATAGGGAGATTGGTGATTTTATGAAAAAGAGCTGTGCCGGATATACCGGATTGGTTTTTACCGGAAACCTTGATTTGGGTAAGAAAATTGGCCTCAAGCCCAAAAGAAGGATTCCATTTTATAATGGGACCATCGATTGCAGACTCTTGGTATTTGAATTGTACAAAGGCACCAAAACCATTCACTACGATAAACCTAAAGAGAAATAA
- a CDS encoding class I SAM-dependent methyltransferase has translation MNKSSLFKELFVNIKTTGAVTFSSKSLVNKMLSFANFKGAKVIVELGGGDGSITKGIIERMDKDAVLYVFEISEHFCENLKKQYGSDNVVIICDSAENMDQHLGGNPVDLILSSLPFSLIAKESRTAIYEKSSLMLKPSGFFIQICYSYLLRFQFAMHFSTIKTAFTLKNFPPAFIMVCNT, from the coding sequence ATGAATAAAAGTTCGCTTTTTAAAGAATTGTTTGTCAATATTAAAACTACTGGCGCTGTAACATTTAGTTCAAAGTCTTTGGTAAATAAGATGCTGTCCTTTGCTAATTTCAAAGGTGCGAAGGTCATTGTGGAGCTTGGAGGAGGAGACGGAAGCATTACCAAAGGTATTATCGAACGGATGGATAAAGATGCGGTGCTTTATGTTTTTGAGATTAGTGAGCATTTTTGCGAAAATCTGAAAAAGCAATATGGTTCAGACAATGTTGTCATAATTTGTGACTCAGCAGAAAATATGGATCAGCACCTTGGAGGTAATCCGGTAGATTTAATTTTATCCTCTCTACCTTTTAGCCTTATTGCAAAAGAATCAAGAACTGCCATTTACGAGAAAAGCAGCTTGATGCTCAAACCTAGTGGTTTCTTTATTCAGATTTGCTACTCTTATTTATTGCGCTTTCAGTTTGCAATGCATTTTAGTACCATAAAGACGGCATTTACGCTGAAGAATTTCCCTCCAGCTTTTATCATGGTTTGTAATACCTGA
- a CDS encoding amidohydrolase family protein, with the protein MNKKRQLLAGLLIWLSVQVSAQENQSGDVLIKNAQVITITNGTLDNTDVLVKNGIIAEIGTNLKASKNTKTVDASGQFLMPGIIDAHSHLALEIINEASSPITAEVQMSDVIDPYDISIYRALAGGTTISHAMHGSANVIGGQNVTLKHRYGTHDPDRLIMQEAPRTIKFALGENPTRVHGIGKNLQPRSRMGVEAVIRNGFEEALQYKSAWEKWNKEKQKKEITTAPPKYNTRLQTLVDILDGKIIIHCHSYRADEIYMLIQVCQEYGIDKIVFSHVNEGFKVAPELAKYTMGASVFSDWWAYKFEVYYSTAYNAAILTKNGVVTSINSDSDELIRHLYHEAAKTQRYGGLTDEEALSLITINPAKQLGIDKYVGSIEVGKQADLVLFDKHPLSIYAIPQMTWVDGIKYFDRNTDQADQRLKINLKRSLDPYRISSGTHNCMQDAQALFTENHHH; encoded by the coding sequence ATGAATAAGAAAAGACAGTTACTGGCTGGTTTATTAATTTGGTTGAGCGTGCAAGTCTCTGCGCAGGAGAATCAATCAGGAGATGTATTGATAAAAAATGCCCAGGTTATTACTATAACCAACGGTACATTGGATAACACAGATGTTTTGGTTAAAAATGGCATCATCGCAGAAATCGGAACCAATCTAAAAGCATCAAAAAACACCAAGACAGTGGATGCTTCAGGACAATTTTTAATGCCTGGGATCATTGATGCGCATTCCCACCTTGCCCTTGAAATCATCAATGAAGCCAGCAGTCCGATCACTGCGGAAGTTCAAATGAGCGATGTTATCGACCCATATGATATTTCAATCTATAGGGCTTTGGCAGGAGGCACCACCATCTCTCATGCCATGCATGGATCTGCAAACGTAATTGGTGGACAAAACGTGACCTTAAAACATCGCTATGGAACCCATGATCCAGATAGGCTAATAATGCAAGAAGCTCCAAGAACAATTAAATTTGCCTTGGGAGAAAATCCAACACGGGTACATGGCATAGGGAAAAACCTTCAACCCCGATCCAGAATGGGTGTAGAGGCAGTCATAAGAAATGGTTTTGAAGAAGCTCTACAATACAAATCCGCCTGGGAAAAATGGAACAAGGAAAAGCAGAAAAAAGAAATTACTACTGCCCCGCCAAAATACAATACCAGACTGCAAACACTCGTGGATATATTGGATGGCAAAATAATCATTCATTGTCATTCTTACCGGGCAGATGAAATCTACATGCTGATCCAAGTATGCCAAGAATACGGTATTGACAAAATCGTGTTTTCACATGTCAATGAAGGGTTTAAAGTAGCCCCTGAACTGGCAAAATACACCATGGGAGCTTCGGTATTTTCTGATTGGTGGGCTTATAAGTTTGAGGTTTACTATTCCACTGCCTACAATGCAGCAATCCTAACCAAAAATGGCGTAGTGACCTCAATTAATTCAGACTCAGATGAACTCATCCGGCACCTTTACCATGAAGCAGCTAAAACACAGCGGTATGGAGGGCTTACCGATGAAGAAGCATTGTCTTTGATAACTATCAACCCCGCCAAACAATTGGGCATTGATAAATACGTAGGCTCTATAGAGGTAGGCAAACAGGCTGACCTGGTTTTATTTGACAAGCATCCGCTTTCTATTTACGCCATCCCGCAGATGACCTGGGTAGATGGAATTAAGTATTTTGATAGGAATACAGATCAAGCTGACCAAAGGTTAAAAATCAACCTTAAAAGATCTCTTGACCCATATCGTATAAGCAGCGGAACACATAACTGCATGCAAGACGCTCAAGCGTTGTTTACTGAAAACCACCACCATTAA
- a CDS encoding C40 family peptidase: MKNTFYLYLLLLGILFACQNEDQSEEMTILITEVKEKYAPDKRVALFDVQWENGILSGETNLPEAYKELTDRFSSNNISYTDSIQILPDPALGSKNLALVTNSVANIRSAPKHSAELATQALMGTPLNVLKAEGSWYLVQTPDAYLSWVDAAAIVLVDQNTMDEWLQKEKIVVTEMISTIYENDSFDQIVSDITAGNVLKLQGYENGNYQVILPDQRRGIIKGDQAVTYDTWKNSRSTSDNNLIQTAKKMMGAPYLWGGTSPKGVDCSGFTKTIYFLNGMVIPRDASQQVNEGELIDNDKNWDNLQVGDLLFFGVPATETSKERVVHVGMWIGDGQFIHSRGRVRVSSFNPEDENFDAPELARYLRTKRIRNQPSEHILTVDQVLQ; encoded by the coding sequence ATGAAAAACACATTCTATTTATATTTATTGTTGTTGGGAATCTTGTTTGCCTGCCAAAATGAAGACCAATCAGAAGAAATGACCATCCTCATCACTGAGGTCAAAGAGAAATATGCCCCGGATAAAAGGGTTGCCCTATTCGATGTCCAATGGGAAAATGGTATCCTAAGCGGTGAAACGAATTTACCTGAAGCTTATAAGGAGTTGACAGACAGGTTTAGTTCAAACAATATTTCATATACAGACTCCATCCAAATACTGCCTGATCCAGCACTGGGAAGTAAGAATTTAGCATTGGTGACCAATTCTGTGGCCAATATAAGAAGTGCCCCCAAGCACTCTGCTGAATTGGCTACACAAGCCCTGATGGGAACTCCATTAAATGTTTTGAAAGCAGAAGGTAGTTGGTACTTGGTACAAACCCCGGACGCATACTTATCATGGGTAGATGCCGCCGCCATAGTCCTGGTCGACCAAAACACCATGGACGAATGGCTTCAAAAAGAAAAAATTGTCGTCACTGAAATGATCAGCACGATTTATGAAAATGACAGTTTCGACCAAATTGTAAGTGATATTACCGCAGGGAACGTACTGAAATTGCAGGGCTATGAAAATGGAAATTACCAGGTAATCCTTCCAGATCAACGCAGAGGAATTATAAAAGGAGATCAAGCCGTGACCTATGATACCTGGAAAAACAGTAGAAGTACAAGCGACAACAATCTCATTCAAACCGCCAAAAAAATGATGGGCGCCCCTTATTTATGGGGAGGAACTTCACCAAAAGGAGTAGACTGTAGTGGGTTTACCAAGACCATTTATTTTCTTAATGGCATGGTCATTCCTAGAGATGCTTCCCAGCAAGTCAATGAAGGAGAGCTCATTGACAATGATAAAAACTGGGACAATTTACAAGTAGGTGATTTGTTGTTTTTTGGGGTTCCCGCCACGGAAACAAGCAAAGAGCGTGTAGTACACGTAGGCATGTGGATTGGGGATGGACAATTCATTCACTCAAGAGGAAGAGTAAGAGTGAGTAGTTTTAACCCTGAAGATGAAAATTTTGACGCCCCTGAATTAGCCCGTTACTTAAGAACCAAACGAATTCGAAACCAACCAAGTGAGCACATTCTCACTGTAGATCAGGTATTACAATAA
- a CDS encoding amidohydrolase family protein: MAQIEGEVIKPYKANFLLTNAKIYTVTKGILEDHDLLIEDGLIKAIGKNIPQQNHTVIDCTGKSLYPGFIDSGTSLGIVEVNSLKETQDYMELGKVTPQMQALTAVNPNGVAIPVTRVSGVTTVLTQPRGGHFPGTAALINLNGYTPGQMFGGFKGVIMNYPSAVRSGSNDTRSLEDLQKTATKNLDEINKLWEKAATYLAIKSKGGELEYYPEMEQLSRVLNKELPLLIEVNAAKDIVSALEWIKEKDVNVVLTGVAEGWKVADKIAAAGVPVITGPVLTLPSRDSDNYDASYNNPALLQKAGVKVALRTMEAENVRNLPFNAGFAAAYGMGITEALKAITIIPAEIFGVDDSLGSLEEGKKASLFISDGDPFEPKTQIHQVFIDGYRIPMTNRHIRLYQEFLEREMQP; encoded by the coding sequence ATGGCCCAGATAGAAGGAGAAGTAATAAAACCATACAAAGCCAACTTCCTTCTCACCAATGCTAAAATCTATACGGTCACCAAAGGTATTCTGGAAGACCATGATTTGCTCATTGAAGATGGTTTAATCAAGGCTATAGGTAAAAATATTCCTCAGCAAAACCACACCGTCATCGACTGCACTGGAAAGTCATTGTATCCTGGATTTATAGACAGTGGAACAAGCTTAGGGATTGTAGAGGTAAATTCATTAAAGGAAACCCAGGATTATATGGAACTGGGAAAAGTAACCCCTCAAATGCAAGCCTTAACGGCTGTTAATCCTAATGGAGTAGCCATACCTGTAACAAGGGTAAGCGGAGTTACCACAGTGCTTACACAACCTAGAGGTGGCCACTTCCCTGGAACTGCAGCATTAATCAATCTCAATGGTTATACACCTGGGCAGATGTTTGGCGGGTTTAAGGGAGTAATCATGAATTACCCTTCTGCAGTAAGATCAGGAAGTAACGACACTAGATCTTTAGAGGACTTGCAAAAAACAGCAACAAAAAACCTGGATGAAATAAACAAACTTTGGGAAAAAGCCGCTACCTACCTTGCTATTAAAAGCAAAGGAGGAGAATTGGAATACTACCCCGAAATGGAGCAACTCTCTAGGGTTTTAAACAAAGAACTACCCCTTCTAATAGAAGTAAACGCTGCCAAAGACATTGTTTCAGCATTGGAATGGATCAAAGAAAAAGATGTAAATGTTGTACTTACTGGAGTGGCTGAAGGATGGAAAGTTGCAGATAAAATTGCAGCAGCAGGTGTTCCCGTAATCACAGGCCCAGTCTTGACCTTGCCTAGCAGAGACTCGGACAATTACGATGCCTCCTACAATAATCCGGCTTTGCTTCAAAAAGCTGGGGTCAAAGTAGCTTTGCGGACAATGGAAGCCGAAAACGTAAGAAACCTGCCTTTTAATGCTGGTTTTGCTGCGGCTTACGGAATGGGAATCACCGAGGCATTAAAAGCCATTACCATCATTCCTGCCGAAATATTTGGAGTTGATGACAGTTTGGGCTCTTTGGAAGAAGGCAAGAAAGCTAGCCTCTTTATCTCAGACGGAGATCCATTTGAACCAAAAACTCAAATCCATCAGGTGTTTATTGATGGGTACAGAATACCCATGACCAATAGACATATCAGGCTATACCAGGAATTTCTTGAAAGAGAAATGCAGCCCTAG
- a CDS encoding PA0069 family radical SAM protein, with product MKAADFKGRGTGHQPGNKYEKASLVQEHIEGIDLPEYEENPPTKFINVNTKSALSVNDSPDLPLNYSVNPYQGCEHGCIYCYARNSHQNWGYDSGLGFETNILVKTDLPTQLKKQFEKKNYQPQTIMLSGNTDCYQPAESKYKLTRKILETCLEYRHPVSVITKNSLIERDTDILKALSERNLVHVYFSINHLDNKLKLLLEPRTAVAQKKIELIRKFSELGIPSGIMVAPIIPGINTEAIPQIIQLAAEAGARKVGYTVVRLNGQVKELFRNWMEEHFPDRTDKVMHQIEALHGGKANDTEWGRRIKGEGVLAKSISDLVQLSIRKYLPKESKMPSLDFSQFKGNGQLKFF from the coding sequence ATGAAAGCTGCGGATTTTAAGGGAAGAGGTACGGGACATCAGCCGGGTAATAAGTATGAAAAAGCCAGTCTGGTACAGGAGCACATTGAAGGAATTGATCTTCCTGAATATGAGGAAAATCCTCCCACCAAATTTATAAATGTCAACACAAAATCAGCACTTAGTGTCAATGATAGTCCTGATTTGCCGCTGAATTACTCTGTAAATCCCTACCAGGGATGCGAGCACGGCTGTATCTATTGTTACGCTAGAAACTCACATCAAAATTGGGGTTATGATTCAGGATTAGGTTTTGAAACCAATATTCTGGTAAAAACTGACCTTCCTACCCAGCTGAAAAAACAATTCGAAAAAAAGAATTATCAGCCACAGACCATCATGCTTTCAGGGAATACAGATTGCTACCAACCTGCGGAAAGCAAGTATAAACTCACACGGAAAATCCTTGAAACATGTCTTGAATACAGGCATCCTGTAAGTGTGATTACTAAAAACAGCCTTATAGAACGAGACACAGATATTTTAAAAGCACTGTCTGAAAGAAATCTGGTGCATGTCTATTTTTCCATCAATCACCTGGACAATAAACTGAAGTTACTTCTTGAGCCTAGAACAGCCGTAGCGCAAAAGAAAATTGAATTGATTCGTAAATTTTCTGAGCTTGGAATACCTTCTGGCATTATGGTTGCGCCGATTATTCCTGGCATTAATACTGAAGCTATTCCGCAAATTATCCAATTAGCGGCCGAAGCCGGTGCTAGGAAAGTGGGGTATACCGTAGTCAGGTTGAATGGTCAGGTGAAAGAATTATTTAGAAACTGGATGGAAGAGCATTTTCCTGATAGAACTGATAAAGTAATGCATCAAATAGAAGCATTGCATGGTGGCAAAGCCAATGATACAGAATGGGGTAGAAGGATTAAAGGTGAAGGAGTGTTAGCAAAATCGATTTCGGATTTGGTGCAGCTTTCTATTAGGAAATACCTCCCTAAGGAGTCAAAAATGCCTTCCCTCGACTTCAGTCAATTTAAAGGCAATGGACAATTGAAATTTTTTTAA
- a CDS encoding M28 family peptidase: MKKLLFFFFTIGLASNLFAQKQMNGYSESETKQQNTIEDLFLDMVDFPGYKDHLITITAHPHTAGSKANEEVRDYLIKTMEGADLETTLYPYDVYIPKDPGTSVVEIVTPKRKPLNQKEDIISGNPYSSHPELPKGWNAYSGSGEVTAEVVYANYGTKEDYEKLAELGIDIQGKIVLARYGKNFRGFKAKYAEQYGAAGVLIYTDPRDYGYSKGLVYPEGNNYNESAIQRGSVLTESFTGDPLTPFEPALPLDGKTKIKRLNVNETSLHTIPVTPIGYGAAGEIMAWMKGKPVPGAWQGGLPYTYRFEGGPDLKVRLGVSQPKEFVRINNIVGTVKGSLYPDEWIILGCHYDAWAFGATDPGSGTAMLLTLSEALGKLVKVGHRPKRSIMIAHWDGEEYGVIGSTEWVEQMKKELGTNAVAYLNFDAGVSGRSFGGAAAPSLKKIMTDAAKKVIYPDSTKTVFEMWSKDGKSLPIGNLGGGSDHIAFYMHAGVPSMSGGTGGKTLYHTNYDDFLFYENFVDPSLKMGGAVAQWAGIMSLKLANATLIPYDLPRYAQDLSMHFTTATNKIKTYYPEFSGFKKSESAINTLEKTTNELSKALPKAINEGRLNAKEIKQLNTDLIQLEKSFLYKEGMPFGPWYQSLYASNDPYSGYASWILPAIEYQIANSKKDQLSHWDTVYEKAILNLNEKVKAIGEKIEQ; the protein is encoded by the coding sequence ATGAAAAAATTACTCTTTTTCTTTTTCACCATAGGCTTAGCTTCAAACTTGTTTGCACAAAAACAAATGAATGGCTATTCTGAAAGTGAAACCAAGCAACAGAATACCATCGAGGATTTATTTTTAGACATGGTGGATTTCCCTGGCTATAAAGACCATTTAATCACCATCACTGCCCATCCTCATACAGCGGGTTCTAAGGCCAATGAAGAGGTAAGGGACTACCTGATTAAAACAATGGAAGGGGCGGATCTAGAGACCACCTTATATCCCTACGATGTGTATATTCCAAAGGATCCTGGAACTTCTGTAGTAGAAATTGTTACGCCTAAGCGAAAACCTTTAAATCAAAAGGAAGACATCATTTCTGGAAATCCTTATTCTTCACACCCAGAACTTCCTAAAGGCTGGAATGCCTATTCGGGTTCTGGGGAGGTAACTGCTGAGGTTGTATATGCCAACTATGGAACAAAGGAAGATTATGAAAAACTAGCAGAGCTAGGAATAGACATCCAAGGGAAAATAGTACTGGCAAGGTATGGTAAAAATTTTCGTGGGTTCAAAGCTAAGTATGCTGAACAATACGGTGCTGCAGGTGTATTGATCTATACGGACCCAAGAGATTATGGGTACAGCAAGGGATTGGTTTATCCTGAAGGCAATAATTACAATGAAAGTGCTATTCAAAGAGGGTCTGTATTGACAGAGTCATTTACAGGGGACCCTTTAACCCCTTTTGAACCAGCTCTTCCATTGGATGGAAAAACCAAAATCAAACGGTTGAATGTAAACGAAACAAGTTTACACACCATCCCAGTAACTCCTATTGGCTATGGTGCTGCAGGAGAAATAATGGCATGGATGAAAGGCAAACCAGTTCCAGGAGCATGGCAAGGTGGATTACCTTACACCTATAGATTTGAGGGAGGCCCAGATTTAAAAGTCAGACTCGGCGTATCACAACCCAAAGAGTTTGTTCGAATCAACAATATAGTAGGTACCGTAAAAGGAAGTTTGTATCCCGATGAATGGATAATCTTAGGTTGCCATTATGATGCATGGGCATTTGGAGCTACTGATCCAGGTAGCGGAACAGCCATGCTATTGACCTTGTCAGAAGCACTTGGCAAGCTTGTCAAAGTAGGCCATAGACCTAAGAGATCCATCATGATTGCACATTGGGATGGTGAGGAATACGGAGTAATTGGTTCTACTGAATGGGTAGAGCAAATGAAAAAAGAACTGGGAACAAATGCTGTAGCTTATTTGAATTTTGACGCCGGTGTTTCAGGCAGAAGTTTCGGCGGTGCAGCAGCACCTAGTCTAAAGAAGATCATGACTGATGCGGCAAAAAAAGTAATTTACCCGGATTCTACCAAGACTGTTTTCGAAATGTGGTCAAAAGATGGTAAAAGCCTACCTATTGGTAATCTTGGTGGTGGTTCAGATCATATCGCTTTTTATATGCATGCGGGTGTTCCATCCATGAGCGGAGGAACAGGCGGAAAAACGCTTTATCATACCAATTACGATGATTTCCTTTTCTATGAGAATTTTGTTGACCCAAGCTTAAAAATGGGAGGTGCAGTAGCACAATGGGCAGGAATCATGTCCTTGAAGCTGGCCAATGCCACTCTTATCCCTTACGACTTGCCGCGCTATGCGCAAGACCTGAGCATGCATTTCACAACTGCTACTAACAAAATTAAAACCTATTATCCAGAATTCTCAGGTTTCAAAAAATCCGAATCCGCCATCAATACATTGGAAAAAACCACCAACGAATTAAGTAAAGCACTTCCCAAAGCAATCAATGAAGGTCGATTAAATGCAAAAGAAATAAAGCAGCTCAACACTGATTTGATCCAACTTGAAAAGAGTTTTCTTTATAAGGAAGGAATGCCCTTTGGCCCATGGTACCAGTCCTTGTATGCGTCAAATGACCCATACAGTGGCTACGCATCTTGGATCTTACCAGCCATTGAATATCAAATCGCCAATTCAAAAAAAGACCAATTAAGCCATTGGGACACAGTTTATGAAAAAGCCATTTTAAACCTTAATGAAAAAGTTAAGGCCATTGGTGAAAAAATTGAACAGTAG